The Mercurialis annua linkage group LG7, ddMerAnnu1.2, whole genome shotgun sequence genome includes the window GCCAAGTACACTATAAATACTACGAACTAGGGTTAGCaacttttattaattactaATATTTTCAGATTTAGCTTTAATTTCAAGCACTATTGAACCGGCAACATTACGGTGGAAGAGTGAATTTAAGAGCAAGGATGACGGAACCAACATGGAGAGATGCGAGAGACGTGAGCTTATTTTCAAGGAATACGGACAGGAATACGCCCAAGTGCTTCGCATGCTTGGAAACGGCCGCTGTGAAGCCATGTGTATTGACGGCACTAAGCGTCTATGCCACATTCGTGGGAAGATGCAGAAGAAGGTTCGGATTGCAGCTGGTGAAATTATTCTCGTCGGGTTGTATGACTATCAGGACGACAAAGCTGATGTTATCTGGAAGTATATGCCGGATGAAGCTAGGCTTCTTAAGGCTTATGGTGAACTTCCGGCGATCACGCGAGGGTGTTGCTGGTGGACTTAACTAGGAGGATGATGGTGCTGGTGGTGATGATTATATTGACTTTGAGGATGAAGATATAGATAACATCTAGAGctgttatttttcttttatgtttttttatgaagTGAGATTGTTCATGAgagtttataatattttacaAAGCCTCACCTTGAATTTGCGGTTGGTAAATTGGTAATTGAGATGGTAATGTGGTTGTATGTCATGTATTACTTGCTATCACTTTTAGCCCTCTCAATGTTCTTCTTCTGAATTTTACTAGAATGGTTCAAGTTAATACTGTGTGCCTGCTTACTCCGCTAGATTTTATGCGTTGCAATTTCTTATGTTGGTTTTTAATGGTCTTTTACTTGTTATAGCCACAGATATAGGAAAACGTAACACTTGAACACAAATGCAGGAAAGTGTGTACTAGGATGGTGTTATTTTgaggtttttttttatgttaaaatagACGTATTGTGTCCAAAACGTTAAGTTTTCAATATGtttttcaaatggaaaattCATGTTGATTGGATAAAATTTCCGTGCTATTTAGGTCATAGCTAGTATGCCTAccaattctcgtagatcgatagCTGTTTAATCTCTCATTGAAACTGTTGATATTTCCTAGaaagttcaaatttttgtgATTATGTAGCACTGGAAAGGGAAAAATTGAAGCATCTTCTGAAATTTATAACCGTTCATGGTTGACATTCATCCCATACTTTAGGTCACTTTTATGTGCCTTGCACTGTAAGTGATTCTTGGATTCTGATGACATACAATACAATTTTTGCTACATATGCTGCAGCAATACTTTATTCATGAAATAAAATGCAAGTAGTAATTGAAATTTGTTCCAAGACTCATATTACACAAGGAGTAGAAGCTGTTGCTTGCGGTAATTTTTCAACACTTCCCAATCTTGCAATTCAAGATATTTTCAGCTGAAGTAATATCAACATCTATTATATGTAACTCAAAAACTAGTTCTAATCCCGGAAAAATACAAAGCAGCGGAGGAGAACTCAGAGCAAATTTCTTATCATCTCCAAGTATTATTTGAAAGAAACAAAAGTGTATCATCCGCTAACTGCAAAATGGAAATAGATTCGTAATATCTTTGTATTTTACTTCCATCGATAAGACCTATTCTTTTAccctattaattaaaattttaaagccTACAGCTGCAATTACAAAAAGCATGGGCGAAAGAGAATCGCCTTGCCACATTCCTTTCTCCATGAAGAAATTATTCGATGGGCTGCTATTGATAAGTACCGAGAGTTGAGATGAAcctaataaaaaagaaatacatTATACCCAAGTATTGGCAAACTCCATACGCCCGATAACGCCCAAAATAAACGGCCATGAATACTGTCGAAAGCcttttaaaagtcaaattttATTCGAACATTATGCTCTTTACGTCTCCACGATAAGTTGAAAATTTCAGCAGCAATAGATTGACACTCATGAATACTACGCCCCTTGATGAAACTAAATTGATTTTCAGAGATTACATATGGCAATAAAGAAGCTAAATGATTAGCTGAAACCTTTGAAAGAAGCTTGAAAAAACCATTAATGAGACTATAGTCCGAAAGTCTTCAATGTTATTCGCTTCTTTTATCTTcagaatcaaaaataaaatgccGTGTTTAACCCCTCAGAAAAAGCCCTGTACAATTCATGAAAAGAGCTACAAAAACTCATATTCTTCCAAACCACAAATGTCGCAACTCGtatatgaaataataaaatgatgtgctaaaaaaaaaaaaaagagcaggAACATGACCATGCAGTACATTCCAAATAAAGAATTTGATGTTATTAAATTGGTAAGTAATAAGTGATTCCTCTAAAAGACTTTGCTTTATACTTTtattcataaataaattttgttaaagttaggggtgtgcaaaaattGGCCGAAACCGAACTTTCAAACTGAactgaaatattaaaattggttCGGTTTTATTTACATTTTGCTCACTtcgtttattttatttttataaaatccaAGTGAACTTATTtagattttgttaattatatcaCAAGTTCATGAAGTGTTGGAATGGTAATTTTATGTGCTATTTATTTCAAGGGCTGGGTTTGAATCCCAACTTCAAGCAGATATGAGGCATTTTACTAATCGAACCAAATTTTCCAGTTTGGTTTGTTAAACTATTTTGGTTTTATGGCCGGTTTAGTAACCGAACCTATCCGTTGAAGCCAAAATTCACCTTCAACTTCCATCCATGTGATTTTCGGTCTTAAGCCATAAATTACAAATTTTCAccgataaatttatagttttctACATTTTATCAGTTTTCCTTAAATAAACCTACACTTTTGTATCGGTTTTccttaaattacaatttttattttgtaggtATAATATTGCTGGTTTGAGCAAGAATTTTTTTTCAGTATGGTTTGTGATTATATGTTGTCGTTTCTTTTtgagttaatttttttgttgatatCTCACTCTTACCAGTTATGTAATTTATCGTTATAAGTTTGTAAGACGATTTGTGATTAAAAAGTGTAAGTTTTTAATATAGACGTCATGTTCTATACCAGGacatcatttttttctttaaatcttACGATTATAACTATTATGGTTTTGAGCTAGTGAAACGATTGTCACCTTTgtcaaaaaacaaatcaatatgtaataaattattataatttttttctaattttaacaaaattattctactaattaaaatacatatgttcttgatattaatgatttattttggCCAAGTGTATGTTTTTAGATGAGCTcagattttaatttaaattacttaatgattttaaaaaatattatacttaatgttatcaaaataataaaatagagccttttttattaaattttatttaactgTTCTCTACTAATGTGTACGACAAATAATATACACATGCCATTTTGTTTAATATGAACATTAagaaattacttttattttaaatttaacgttataaaatagtaaaaattaGATTCTTAGTTAATATCATACGTGTTGTTTACATCAGCATAAATAacagtaaaataaaaattcattgaaaaaaggttcatttttttatagattaagCACCactttgaattaaaaaaattaaaaaaaaagattgaaattcaataaaagaaatataagaaTCCAAATGGTATATTAGCCATTTATTTTGTCCATCAGCTTAGAAAATTAACAAGTGTACATAGATAGTATACTGTGCATATGTTACTTTAAGACGGAACATACGTATCTGATATCTGTCTTTAAATTTCCGAAGATCCAAATCTTTGAGTTATCTGCTATTGAAGCCTATCTTCATGAACATTACACAATAAATTTCTGAGTAAGTTTAGGTGGCAATTGGCATGCAGAAGCTTACTTGTCCATGAAGTTTCTCTCCATCTGTACTTACTGGTGTCAACTTATTACATCCTCTTCATGCTCTATAAAATAATTGTTCTGCAATAACCTATGGATcattcaaagaaaaaaatgaatttgaagGCTTGTTTTCTGTTTGCTCTCCTCTTCGGAGTCATCTTTCTCGCATCTTCTGCTCGCACATTCAACGATGAACGCAGCTGTTAGTATTGATTTCCTTAGTTTATGTTGTATTTTATTGACatgttatattttgaaattcggtcgcCATTTTATAAGTCTCCAAAAAAGTTTAGTAATTCTCAGAAtcaattatttcattttataatgcTACAGTTCTTTCGAATTCTTACGGTTTATAACTGCAACAGTTGAATTCTTACAGTTCGTAAGTGCTACAATTTGGAGCTCACAAAATGGTtgcatttaaacaaaaaaatcaacagATTTTTAAAGATTCttaaaattaagtaatttttgcttttttttttcccTCTAAAGAATGATATTTTCTTAAAATTAGAAATGatttagtatatattttaatgcTAATGAAGTTGTGTATTTATTGTAAATGTGCAGTGGATAGAGCAGAAGCAACGAAGGAATATGATGATATGAAGCAATATTGTTCCCATGGTTGTTGTAGATATGCAGGTCATCATTGCGTAAAATGTTGTCGCACTGCTCAAGAAGCTAATCTCATGCCAAATCAAGACATCCCTCATGATTGTTAGTAtttaacctaattatattttaaatatatttaattaaattattaaaattgtgaATATACAAGAATAGcttatttaatttagtttagtttagtATTCCTATCATATAATGAGGTATAAGACACGAGCACCGCCGGtgatcattttattttattttggtttcaTTAGATGATTTTATAGATATTAGGTACTTATTTTGGGTTTTAATGTCTGACTATAGCTAGCAACGATTCACAACCAGCCATAATTAAGAAGGTTAAAAATGTGCATTTCCTGGCAGAGGGAAGATAAATTGATGTTCAATGATAAAACAAGAGAATTTAATGTTTGAAGTTAGTTGTAGCGTTCATCAAATGTTATATGTtcatacataaattaatttatgtagtTTCTTTCCAGTGAATGAGGAAGAAGACATATATGGAATAGATGATCGTTCACATGGAGGCGGACATCATGGAGGTGGCAGCGGAAAGGGTGCAGGTGGCGGTGGACATCATGGAGGTGGCGGTGGAAAGGGTGGAGGTGGTGGAGGATCCGGTGGCGGTGGAAGTGGTGGAAGTGGTGGCGGAGGCGGTGGAGGATCTGGTGGCGGTGGACATCATGGAGGTGGCGGTGGAAAGGGTGGAGGTGGAGGAGGATCCGGTGGCGGTGGAAGTGGTGGTGGGTCTGGCGGAGGGGGAGGATCTGGTGGTAGTGGGAGTGGCGGTGGAAAGGGCGGGGGCAGTGGAGGATCTGGTGGCGGCGGAAAGGGCGGAGGCGGTGGAGGTTCAGGTAGTGGAGGATCAGGTGGCGGAGGGAAGGGAGGAGGCGGTGGAGGATCGGGCGGCGGAGGAAAGGGTGGAGGCGGTGGAGGATCGGGTGGCGGAGGGAAGGGAGGCGGTGGAGGATCAGGCGGCGGTGGAAAGGGTGGAGGCGGTGGAGGATCAGGAGGCGGAGGGAAGGGAGTAGGCGGAGGATCGGGTGGTGGCGGAGGAAAAGGAGGAGGAAGTGGTGGCGGAAAGGGTGGTGGTGGCGGGAAAGGTGGaggtggcggcggtggtggagAAAATTAAAATGCTCACCTCTAAAACGCTTAATTATAATCATGTCAATGGTAGTAAATTATATATACAATATAATATGGACATGAATAAAAGTAGAATAAAAGACATGCCTATTATTTGATGTTTCAATATATAGTGGGCATGAAAATATTATCACCATCAACTTCTCATAGGACATTAGTCCTAGCTTTCAAGCTTGTATGTATTTTTCACCTTCTGTGAATTTAAATGGTACTTCATTATTATCACGATGGATGTCCATTTACAATTATTTATACATTAAAAAATGTttagtattaatttattattactgaacaaataataaatatttttagtaaataataTGAGTAGATAAGTTAttattaaacataaaataaataaaataatagttttattAAGATCTAATGCTAAAAGAAACTCAAACTTTTACTACTTTTTCTAgttaatttaattcttttttatttctataataatagttaaattatattttttttcattgcaATAATTGCCAAATTGATGGTCAACCTTGTTATCTTTAATTAGTCTATTAGGATATGTAACGgaaaaatattgtaaaaattaaaaagtgtggattaaattataataaatcataaacatttaatttttttaccattaaatcttttattaaagagcaaatttaattaataatgttAACAGTTCATAGCAATACATCCATAGTTGAGCtaaataatttctattttcattGTAAACAAATATAGATAAAATACAGCCTAAAATGTTTTACCATGGTTAAATCAAGAGTGTGAAGTTGCtaaaattttctctttaattttgaTTGTTGCTATCATCCATCAATACTCAATTTGCACACTTTTAATGTACATCTCTATGCAAATTTATATCATTCacatattcatataaatagCTTAAACAGTGGATGTTCTTTTCAAgatgaaaaatttatttatctcttAATTTGTTTAGccattttattattagattttaTTCTAAATCAATTGGTATCAAATGGAGATGCTCAtccaatatttaaacacatgtcaATTCACACACAAAATTAATGTAGGATTCCCACTTCAACACTtcccctcacgcgtagcgtgtccGGGCCGAGCAATCAATCCCGCCTCACGCATCTCACGTGGGCCGaccaaattcaaattgtgtgaatggacaagactataataccatgttagattccatcttaaaaccaattggcgtcaagtggaggtgcccaaccaatatttaaacatatgtccattcacacacaacCTATGTGGATTCCCATTTCAACATTTATcaccatatttttaaaattatgcaaCCATGCTATTTTCGACATTTGCCAAATACACCTGCAATCAATTAGGAGTTAATGTGAGATGATGTTATGTTACGAAAGATTAATTTTCTTTACAAAGACATATAGCATCTTGTCATATCAGATCCAAACTAATTGtaagtatatttgataaatgtcGAAAAATGGTTACAAAATAGGAtacaatttaatatatatatatatatatatatatatatatatatatatatatatatatatatatatatatatatatatatatatatttgacaaaCATGCTATAGTTGTAGGTAGATTCGAACATTTTGTGTTTCAAGATCTCTATACACATGCTCTTGAATCTCAATGTTGTTACATAATAAACAACTTGAATTCTCCACCGAAATTATAcgctaaaaatatataaaatcaagAATTCGAATTCTGCCATACAAAGCcgtcaataaaaaaatttaactctaGGTGAAAAGAAGCAGATTTCctgattaaagaaaataaagatgGTGAGAATTGATGAACCCAACAATTCCCAATAGCTCTGAAACAGTCCATGCTGCTTCTATATTAAACAGACATGTTGAAGCTGTATAAGAAGACCTTCTGTTGTTTTTAAAGGATGAACATGCATACCATTTGTTGTTGCAGAGAGAAAACCAGACAGACATGTTGTTGCTGCCATAAATAAACCAGCTGAAGTAGTCCCTGCTGCCACCATGTTAACCAGACTTGAAGAAGCAACATGAGAAGGACCTTCTACTGCAGAAGGATGATCAAGGTGACCTGCTGCTGTAGAAAGAAGGGCAGGCCTACCTGCTGTTGCTGCAAAATTAATAGCAGACATACCTGCTGCTGTTGTCAACGACGAATAGCCAAAAACAATTGATGGTGTGACTTGATGATTATCCACTACAGCTCAAAGGAGACTGCAAAAGGAAGATGGTGTATGCAAACCAGACGCCTAATTCCATAATATGGCATCAGGATTTTCAACAACAGTTTAAAGAAGATCAAATATGCTCTACATATTATTAAACACCTTTAATTCCCCACCTCGCACCCGACGTCTCCATCTCCAATTCTCATTCCACATTTGCTGAATTGAAGCATGTTTTTGGTTCGAGAGAATGCAAAGACGAAGATAAAGATTAATTGCACTACCTTTTTCCATTcaattatcttttcaaaaatcAATCGAAACTCCATTACCATTCTTAAATCGaatatttgagataaaaaatGTCACAACTCTTACTACCAAAGCAACAAAAGTTTCTTATACGCCTCCAAATAAATGAAAGTTTCTTATCATCAGCAAACAATAAAGAACCTCAATTAGTTATAGAGGAAAAATTTGAGATAACATAAAACCAAAGGAAATTCCTATTGTTAATTTTAGTTTCCACACCCATTTAAACTATGaacgaaggatcattttacctcatcaacttggcacaaagtatcaaaaagttaaaaactgaaaaagaggatcacttttaccctaaaTTTGGTAAAATCAGGTCAAAACCCCCCACCCTAAATCAACAAATTTGGTAGTGTTGTTTCGAATCCAAGTTTGGTGATTGTTAATCGGATTTATGCGTTTGTTGATGCCTATAAActgttttagtttgatttaaagcTTTATGACTGTTTGTATATAGTTCTAAAAGATGATGTTATTCAAGGTTTGTGGTGTTCGTTACATGTTAGGTTTAATTCAAATAAAGTTAAGGAATGTTGTGTTATTCCATGCttcattttaaatgttaatatGATGTGTAGTTTGTTTTTAATGTCGCTTGGGCATGTTAAAACATGTTTTATGTTTAGATGGC containing:
- the LOC126655746 gene encoding LOW QUALITY PROTEIN: eukaryotic translation initiation factor 1A-like (The sequence of the model RefSeq protein was modified relative to this genomic sequence to represent the inferred CDS: deleted 1 base in 1 codon; substituted 1 base at 1 genomic stop codon), producing the protein MERCERRELIFKEYGQEYAQVLRMLGNGRCEAMCIDGTKRLCHIRGKMQKKVRIAAGEIILVGLYDYQDDKADVIWKYMPDEARLLKAYGELPAITRGVAGGLNXEDDGAGGDDYIDFEDEDIDNI
- the LOC126657226 gene encoding glycine-rich cell wall structural protein 1.0-like gives rise to the protein MDHSKKKMNLKACFLFALLFGVIFLASSARTFNDERSLDRAEATKEYDDMKQYCSHGCCRYAGHHCVKCCRTAQEANLMPNQDIPHDLNEEEDIYGIDDRSHGGGHHGGGSGKGAGGGGHHGGGGGKGGGGGGSGGGGSGGSGGGGGGGSGGGGHHGGGGGKGGGGGGSGGGGSGGGSGGGGGSGGSGSGGGKGGGSGGSGGGGKGGGGGGSGSGGSGGGGKGGGGGGSGGGGKGGGGGGSGGGGKGGGGGSGGGGKGGGGGGSGGGGKGVGGGSGGGGGKGGGSGGGKGGGGGKGGGGGGGGEN